The stretch of DNA taaaccctagaagctagcctatggtatgattgtatgttgtcctacggactaaaacctccggtttatatagacaccggagagggctagggttacacaaggtcggttacaaaggaggagatatgcatatccgtattgcctagcttgccttccacgccaagtagagtcccatccgtacacgagacgaagtcttcaatcttgtatcttcatagtctaacagtccggccaaagaatatagtccggctgtccggagaccccctaatccaggactccctcagtggctttgacacaaatacgatgtcaactacatgatcatgcaaagcaatatgacaatgatggagcgtgtcataataaacggaacggtggaaagttgcatggcaatatatctcggaatggcgatggaaatgccataataggtaggtatggtggctgttttgaggaagatataaggaggtttatgtgtgatagagcgtatcatatcacggggtttggatgcaccgatgaagtttgcaccaactctcaaggtgagaaagggcaatgcacggtgccgaagaggctagcaatgacggaaaggtgagagtgcgtataatccatggactcaacattagtcataaagaactcacatacttattgcaaaaatctacaagtcatcaaaaaccaagcactacatgcatgctcctagggggatagattggtaggaaaagaccatcgctcatccccgaccgccactcataaggaagacaatctaagaacacctcatgtttcaaatttgttacacaacggttaccatacctgcatgctacgggacttgcaaacttcaacacaagtatttctcaaattcacaactactcaactagcacaactctaatatcaccacctttataactcataacaattatcaagtatcaaacttctcatagtattcaatgcactttctatgatagtttttattatacccatcttggatgcctatcatattaggactagtttcataaccaaagcaaattaccatgctattctaaaggactctcaaaataatacaagtgaagcatgagagatcaataatttctataaaataaaaccaccaccgtgctctaaaagatataagtgaagcactagagcaaaattatctagctcaaaagatataagtgaagcacatagagtattctaataaatttcaattcatgtgtgtatctcccaaaaggtgtttacagcaaggatggttgtggtaaactaaaaagcaaagactcgaatcatacaagacgctccaagcaaaacacatatcatgtggtgaataaaaatatagcctcaagtaaagttaccgatagaagaaaacgaaagaggggatgccttccggggcatccacaagcttaggcttttggttgtccttgaattttaccttggggtgccatgggcatccccaatcttaggctcttgccactccttgttccataatccatcaaatctttacccaaaacttgaaaacttcacaacacaaaacttaaacagaaaatctcatgagctctgttagtaaAGGAAAACAACACTTAAGGTattgtaattaactcattatttatttatattggtgttaaacctactgtattctaacttctctatggttcataacctccgaaactagacatagattcatcaaaataagcaaacaacacacaaaaacagaatctgtcaaaaacagaacagtttgtagtaatctgtaggtttcgaatacttatgtaaccccaaaaattctaaaataaatttatgaacttgagtaatttatctattaatgatctgcaaaaataattaacttaatcgcactctccaataaaaaatggcagaaaatctcgtgagcacaaaagtttctattttttacagcaagatcgcaaagactttccccaagtcttccaatggttctacttggtacaaacactaattaaaagcataaaaccacatctaaacagaggctaggtgaattatttattactaaacataaccaaaaatcaaggaacaaaaataaaattgggttgcctcccaacaagcgttatcgtttaacgcccctagctaggcattgagatttcaatgatgctcacatgaaagacaagaattgaagcacaaagagagcatcataaaacatgtgacaaacacatctaagtctaacatactccctatgcataggcatcttataggcaaacaaaatatcatagcaagcaaaaactagcatatgcaaggaagcggaaagaaaaaAATAGcgatctcaacataacgagaggtaatttagttacatgaaaatttataaaatcatattttcctctctcataataattacatgtgggatcataagcaaattcaacaaaatatctATCACATAAATTATTTTTAACaagatccacatgtatgcaaagttgacactcttccaaaatagtgggattaacattaactaaagtcatgacctctccaaacccacttttatcaaaaaatttataagattgaacattctacaaatatgtgggatctaaagttgacactctcccaaacccactttcaatattattgcaaacattattatcaatctcattttcatcatggggcttaaataaattttcaagatcataagaagaatcaccccaatcatgatcattgcaacaagtagaggacatagcaaaactagcttccccaagcttagggttttgcatattattagcacaatttacattaatataatttataataacatcattgcaatcatgcttttcatcgaatgAACTAttaagtatgggtgcaatagcaacgatctcatgtttaacataaggaactatagcaaattcatcttcataaatattggcatcatggccacaagaatagcaagcatcatgttcatcaagggatattcaatcaaatcatcggaatcataattatctatagattcatgcatatcattattttcttccgaagcaacgatcattctttcaataaattctatgacatagacattatgagcatagttttcatagcaatatttaagtatgtcaaaattttcagattcgtagagagtaatatcatacttttcaatcaaagaaacaagttcataagcacccttaaaagcaacaaattcttcaatttgttcgatatcatagtaattataaacacactttgcataagaagataagatttcattatcattaaactcacataggtaggggaggtgttttttggtgttcttagagcaacaagtaaaatcacaaatttcacaaagattccaagcataacacggcaatctgtttatttgattccataagagtccctttttcagacaaacggtgacgcacaaaatgagcatgctcatctaaagatttcccatcaactaggctagttggggtttcagcacgagcgcataaggatcgaagatgatccaagtagaacactttaagtggatccatatcaatagatttttagcaagcaaagatgcaagcaaatagaaggcacatggaaacacaaacaaagatacatatggaagaaggcgaatggaaaagagagggcgaataaaacggcaagggtgaagtgagggagaggaaaacgagaggcaaatggcaaataatgtaatgcgagggataagagtttgtgattggtacttggtatgtcttgacttgtgcgtagatctccccggcaacggcgccagaaatccttcttgctacctcttgagcactgcgttggttttcccttgaagaggaaagggtgatgcagcaaagtagcgtaagtatttccctcagttttttgagaaccaaggtatcaatccagtaggagactacacgcaagtccctcgtacctacacaaacaaataagaacctcgcaaccaacgcgataaaggggttgtcaatcacttcacggtcacttacgagagtgagatctgatagagataataataataataataataagataaatatttttggtatttttacgatatagattgaaagtaaagattgcaaaataaatggtgcCAGAAGCAGCTTGTtaacgggagattaatataaaggagaatagacccggggccataggtttcactagtggcttctctcaagatagcataagtattacggtgggtgaaaaaattactaccgagcaattgatagaaaagtgcataattatgagaatatctaggcatgatcatgtatataggcatcacgtccgcgacaagtagaccgaaacgattctgcatctactactattactccacacatcgaccgctatccagcatgcatctagagtattaagttcataagaacagagtaatgcattaggcaagatgacatgatgtagagggataaactcaagcaatatgatataaaccccatctttttatcctcgatggcaacaatacaatacatgccttgctgcccctgctgtcactaggaaaggacactgcaagattgaacccaaagctaagcacttctcccattgcaagaaagataaatctagtaggccaaaccaaactgataattcgaagagacttgcaaagataaccaatcatacataaaagatttcagagaagaatcaaatattgttcatagataaacttgatcataaacccacaattcatcggatctcgacaaacacaccgcaaaaagagttacatcaaatagatctccaagaagaccgaggagaacattgtattgagatccaaagagagacaagaagccatctagctaataactatggacccggaggtctgaggtaaactactcacacatcatcggaggggccatggagttgatgtagaggccctccgtgatcgattccccctccggcggagctccggaaaaggccccaagatgggttctcttgggtacagaaggttgcggcggtggaaatagggtttcatggtgctcctggctgttttcggggtatatatatatatatatatatatatatatatatatatatatatatatatatatatatagaaggaagaagtaggtcggcggagccacgaggggggagggcgcgcctaggggtgtaggcgcgccccctgcctcgtggcctcctcgttggttgcttgacatccACTGCAAGTCCCCCgaatcacgtttgttccaaaaataactctcccaaaggttttattccgtttggatttcgtttgatattccttttctgcgaaacactgaaataggcaaaaaatagcaatttgcactgggccttgggttagtaggttagtctcaaaaataatataaaagtgtataaataagaccattaacatctaaaacagataatataatagcatggaacaatcaaaaattatagatacgttggagacgtatcaaggaaaGGCTGGCTCGGCTGGGCCGGGCTGCACTGTTGCCAGTAGGCCGCAAGTGCACAGTagatttttctatttttctttattctttCTGTTTCTTTTATTTCTCCACTGTTTTAAATTTATTTCAGCTATCAAATGAGTTTTTGTGAATATGAAATTTGGCACATAATTACTAGGCAACATTTTGAGCTAGCACACAAGGTTTCAAGTCATTTTGAAATACTATAATATTTGTTTGTTTTTGCAATGGCTATTTTATTTACTGTTAGACCACTTTATAATTTCCTAGGGGTTAATTGGCGAGTCACATGATGTTGGTTCCAACATGACAAATGATCAGAGGAATTAATAGAATAATGTGACGTTTTAGTTTTTCTGTTCAAAGAAATAATGATTTCACTTGCAATTTAAATTTAAATTTGACTTGATTTTTGTCAAGTGGCAATTTGGCTTGGTAAAgcatgatgacatggcatcattagcatgGGTTCACTATAGCATAATTATTGGGGTGTTACACCCTCTCTCTTTAGACCAACCATTTTCATGGTTCGAGCAAGTTTCAAGCTTTTCCATTTGATCTTGTTACTcatggaggttggagactcctaggcgaTAGGAATCACTGATGAGGATCCAATTTTGTGGATTTCCTAGTCATTTGTAAAGGTTTGAAGGCCATCTCAAGGTTTACCACGATTAGTTGGGCTTTGCCTTCATTGTGAAGGCTCAAGGAGAAGAAGGTGAGCCTTGGTGGTGCCAAGAGACCTTAGTGTTCTCGCATCTCTCCAAACGCCGGTTAGCTTCCAAGGAAATGCACATCGGGGTACGTCCTCATCTCTGGGTGCTTTGGGTTCTTCCTTATCCAAACCAGATTACTTCTGTTTTACTCTAGTCCCTTGACCTTGCAAACATTGTTTAGATTGTACTCATCGTAGTTACATTTAGGCAAACCTTTATTCCACAAAACATAAACTTGTAAGAGAGGGAGATaaattttatagagacttattcACCTACGTAGGTCCATCTCAATCCTACACATGTATAGAAAATTTGGTCCTACAATGCTACTGAAGGTACAAGGACACCAACATATGACTAAGATGTGTGATACTCACACCTCCTTGCTGTATGGCCAGGTTGAAGAAAAATGTGCATGTGCAAACTCGTGCTTAGGCCAACTGCATTGGTCGAGCTCTTGGTTGTGTGACTCGTTGTTATTTCACATGAACCATAAGAGCAGTCATGATTCATCGACAACAGGTAAGATATTTGCTATGAGTAATAATGGAGGAACGCTATGTCGATAAATCCAAAATTAATGGAGAAACGTTATGCCGATTAATCCGAAGTATTCATTGATAATAGTAAGATATATGTTATGAGTAATAATGGAGGAATATTACGTCGATAAATCCAAAATTAATGGAGGAGCGTCATGTTGATATAAATCCAAAATTAACGGGGCAACTTCCATAATCGTGATTTATATGTGTGTAAAGTAAAAGCAAGGGCGCAGGTGCCAAGTTTTACCAGGTGCCTGCATTGGCATTGGCATTGTTGCAGGTAAAATTGGAACCGGAGGGTGTTCCATTATTGCTGGAGTGGTCATTTCAAAGCGATGGCTCTGGGCTGGTGGGTGGCATGAGCCTACCTTGCCACAAGATCATGCTATGAGGCAAACAGGCAGCGACGTGCTACTGTGGCTCTTTTCCTCAAAATGGAGGGCTACTCCGCTGACCGCCGGGACCCCACGCAGCGCCCATCACCCGAACCCTTTCACGTTTCCACCTCTTCCCCTCGCGCGCCCAATTTTAGCTCATTTTAGCCAGCCAACCGACCCACACCTCACACTCGCACGGCTACACTAGCTGGGACACTCCCAAAAACCCTCGTCCTCTCCCCTGCCGTTTCCACCGCCGCGACGAGATGCCGACCACGCCGTCGCCCGGCGACCTCCCCGGCCGCAGGCCCCGCCGCCTGATCATCGACGAcgtcgacgacgacgacggccaCCACGCGCCGGAGGTCGCCGCGGCCGGGAGCCAGCGCGTCGAGGCGGAAAGCGCCCAGGATTTAGTGCCAAACCCGCTCGCGCCCTCGTCCTCTTCGCAGCCGGTGGCTGCACCGGCCACCGGCGCCAAGCCCGCCGAGATCATCGAgatcgacgacgacgacgacgacgaccgCGTGCCGGAGGTCGCCACGGTCGGGAGCCAGCGCGTCGAGGCGGAAAGCGCCGGGGATTTGTTGCGAAACCCGCTCGCGCCCTCGTCCTCTTCGCAGCGGGCGGATGCACTGGGCACCGGCGGCCATCCCGCCGAGATCATCGAGATCTCCGACGACGACGGAGAAGAAAAAGATGTCGGCGAGACCGGGGGACCTGTCAAGAAGGAGCCTGTCGATGACATCGACTGGCCCTCTCTCCTCTTGTcaagcgaggaggaggaggaggcccgaAGGTCTGACGAGAGTACGAGCAGCGGCGGCCCCGATGGAACGAGCAACGGAATTGAGACGAGTCGGCGAGAGGGTGCCTCTGACGATGgcgaggaggagggggaggaggaggtggggaTGCCGGATCCAGAGGATAAGGACGGTGCAGAGGACGCGCATGAGGAAGAAGataaagaggaggaagaggaagataaaGAGGAAGATGAATGGGAgcaggaagaagaggaagaatcGGAGGAATCGGAAGAAGATTCCGAGGAACCTGAGGCAGAGGAAGAACCGGGCCGTCGCGTGCTTAGCGATGCCAGGCTCGCCGGTCGGTACACGGGGCCGCGGCCGGGCGGCGAGATCTTCCTCAAGCGCAAGTTTGAAGGGTGGTACATCACCAAGATGGCGGACACCGCCTCTCCCGGCGGCACCGTCGCGTCGCGGCTGCGGTCAAAGCGGAGATGCCCCGACGCGAAGCTGCTCCGGCAAGCCACCCTCAGAAAGCCGTACTGCGTCGACACGCCCTCGCAGTCCAGCTCGGAGGCAGAGGAGGACGACAAAGACAAACCACCGCCTCATCCAGCGCGGTCGTCCAGTGACGAGGGCGGGCGCGGACATGGCAGGACGGGGATAAGGCGCCCACGGCGCCGAGGACAAAACGCCGATGATGACTCTGACGAAGACGGCAGATCGGCGACGAGGCGGCGCCGAGGACAAAACGCTGCCCACAccgatgaagactttgaggaaccCGGCGGAATGGCTGCCGCGAGAAGGGAGAAGCAGCGCATGGAAGAAGATGATGCTGCTGCTGACGGCGGCGATGAGGCTGATGAGCAGGGAGCTTCCCGGAGGGCAAAGAAAGAAGGAGCGGCGTCCTGCCGGCAGGCGGCCGGCCGCAAGGGCAAGGACTTCCCCGCAGAGGGATGGGAGCAGCAGGGCGATGTCACCTTCAAGAAGAGCTCCCTGGTTCCTCCGAGGCGGCAGGACGGGCGAGACCAAGAGACTTACGACGATCTGCTCTACTCCATTTTCGAGGGAATCGAGACCACTCTTCAGAACGCCTCTGCTCCTCTGGACGCCCCTGTTCCTGCACCAGAGCAGGGAGGCGATCCGTTTCCTCTGGTGTTCTCCTTCGGGGTTGTAGATaaggtggtgccggagaagactgCTCTGGACGACCTGTGGGCACAACGTGACTTGGCCTTGGACTTGGAGGCCGAATCCAACAAGGTTTCTTCTCACACTTGCCACAAGGTAACTAactaattttatttatttttttggaaATGGAGGTAACTAACTAAATAATCTGTTCCTCCTGTGAATTAATTGTCCAATTGTGCTACTACAATTTTTGGTTTGGACCAGTTACGTTTAATTTTTCTAGCAATTTGTGGCCTTGTTTTAGGTTCCTACAAATGTGAAAAAGATGAAAATTTCTTTTCCCTGGATACTGTATAACACTTTCGTTTCAGTTTTACAAACAAGCTAGTGATCCCTTTGTCTTTTCATTCAGGACGCAGAGAGCGATGAGCATGAAATTCCTGCACATGGAAGGACTTTTTGCAAGCGAGGGAAGCATGATCTCTTTCATGATGATCAAATCGGCATTCGATGCCGAAAATGTGATTACATCGAAATCGAAATTAGACACGTATTTCCATCCATGGTAAGCACAATTTGGCTTCAGCATGTGTGTGTCAGTACGTGTTTCCATTGACTTTTCTAGAAATAGAGAGCATCAATAGGCACCTTGTTTCTCTTTTCCCTGACCTCTTCGATTCAACAGGCCAAGGAATCGACGGATAGGGAGCCAGCAGCGGAGCATGATAGGCTTGACATGTTCGTTGATGACATCCTGAAATCAGTTGGTTATGAAGGGGCAAGCAACGTGGCACTGGGAAGTGACAAAACTGGCGTCGTCTGGGATCTCATTCCTGGGGTACGGGAAGACATGTTCCCACACCAGCGGGAAGGGTTCGAGTTCATGTGGAGAAAACTCGCAGGAGGGATCGACATTGAGCAGCTGAGGCACACCATGAACACTGACACCACAAGTGGCTGTGTGATCTCTCATGCCCCGGGTACCGGCAAGACCAGGCTAGCAATCACATTCGTGCAGTCTTACCTGGAGCTCTTCCCGCACTGCAGGCCAGTTATCATTGCCCCCAGGGGTATGCTGGCTACATGGGAGCAGGAGTTCAGTAAATGGAATGTCAAGCTCCCATTCCATGTCCTCAGTTCCAGTGAGATCCAGTGGGATCAAGACAAGACCATCCAGAAACTGGTCTCCAAGGATCATGGTCTGGGCCAGAAGCTGGCCATGAAGAAACTGAGCCAGAAATCCAAGATGATGCTGAAGCTTGCATCATGGTATGAAGGGAGCAGCATCATCGGTCTAAGCTATTCGCTCTACAGGAATCTTGCCAAGGGCGAAGGCAAGGATGGAGAAATGCAGAGGAACCTGCTTCTTGAGAAGCCCGGCTTGCTGGTCCTCGACGAGGGGCACACACCAAGGAACAAGAAGAGCCTCATTTGGAAAGTTCTCGCAGAGGTCAGCACCGAAAAGCGGATAATCCTGTcagggactccattccagaacaacttccTAGAGCTGTACAACATCTTGTGCCTGGTTAAGCCCAAGTTTGCCAAAGATTTTGCTTGTACAAGACTCAGCAAGAAAGGAGTTGCTTCCACCAGCCAATCAAGAGCAGCGCCTTATGTGGAGGAGGATGAAGGCAAAGAATTCTGGAGTTCATTAAGGATAAGTAACATCACGGATGAACACATCACTGAAATCCGGGAAAAGCTGGGCCCTTTTGTGCACATCCATAATGGTGACATTCTTCAGAAGTCTCTTCCAGGATTGAGAGAATCTGTTGTGATCCTGAACCCTCTTCCTCGTCAGAAGGAAATCATCGCAATGATGGAGGAAAGTGCAGGGAAGGGTTTTCTTGACGCAGAATACAAGATATCTCTTGCGTCCATACACCCATTCCTCGTCACAAGCACAAAGCTGTCAGACACAGAAGCCTCTGTTGTGGACAAGATGAAGAGCGTGCGGCTGAACCCATGCGAAGGAGTGAAGACATGGTTCGTTTTCGAGATCATCCGTCTTTGCGAAGCACTGAAAGAAAGAGTGCTGGTGTTCAGTCAGTACCTTGAGCCACTGGCCCTGATCATGGACCAGCTTACCACAGAGCTAGACTGGACAGAAGGCAAGGAGATCCTACTCATGAGTGGAAATGTGCGTGTTAAACAGCGCGAAGCCTTGATGGAAGCCTTCAACGACATGAACAGTGAGGCTAAGGTGATGCTTGCATCAACCAAGGCCTGCTGTGAAGGAATAACATTGGTCGGTGCATCGCGTGTGGTTCTCCTTGATGTCGTCTGGAATCCTTCTGTTGGACGGCAGGCGATTGGCCGAGCCTATAGAATCGGCCAGGAGAAGATTGTGTACACATACAACCTGATTGCAGAAGGAACAAAGGAGAAGGTCAAATATGACAGACAAGCTACCAAGGATCACATGTCCAAATTACTGTTTTCAAATGAACCGCAACCTACTGGGAGCAATCTGTCACCAGAACTGATTTCCAATGATAGGATTTTGGAAAAAATGGCTGCACGTGAAGAACTCAAAGACATGTTTGTGCAGATTCTCCCTTCCCATTGACTGCAGAAATTACAGCTCAATCTTGTAAGTGGAAGCTTCTGAGATTAGAATGTGCTAATTGACATTTTATGCAACGGTGCTAACCTATTTTTTTATGTTGTGTGTGGACAGGGAGGTCTGATGATTCTACATTCCATCGATATCGGAATCTTCAGAGTCTCCAAATAATAACTGGCATCTTGCTGCCCCTGTGGAATAGCTGCTCCTAGAACTCTTGTGGTGGTGTATTGTAGGGTACCAGTGGGTTTTCGTCCCTTAGTTTGTCTCTTAATTGACGAGGAACAGCGGGTTTCCCATTAGTGTGTCGAACTCGTTTCTTTCCCTTTCTCTCCTTTCTTGCTTTCTGTAAGACTTGGTATTTCCGATATTATTTGCCTGGTAGTGAACTATATAAGtttatctataccaatataaaaagatcCAAAGAGGGAGATCCAACTGATCTCGACCATCAAACTAAGTCAATCTAACAACCTAGACTGCTCCAATGTTGAGCGTTCAACGTGTTTAACGTGTAATTAATATCATACCAAATATTGCACTAATCACAGAATTAACATACAAATAATAGCATACATAATATACACATGCAATTAATATATTGCTTAAATATTAATGTGCAACACGTGCAATTAATATATTGCCTGAATATtaacgtgcgttgcacgtgcgcGTTTACTAGTTTGTATTAGTTACTGTCCCACATTGCTTGCTTTGGTCCCAAGGTAGTTCTACCTTTTTACTAGATACTACTATGACATAGCTTAAGAGCCCTACCATGCCAAACTGCCAAACATGCCAGGTGACTTTTCCATTCAACTATGTTATCAGGTTAGCACCATAAGTCAAGAGAATCCTATCCTGAAAGCAAGAAacatatgcatgatttaaattgACTTGAGTTTATTTTGAATTTGTACAATATACTTCAACTGCTGGAATGTTAGTTTGTCGTGGTCCGTCTTCAGATTTGAACTGTAATTGTATTGGAGTTTATTTCGATTTTTTAtgatatactccctcctttccggtttatagggcttatctcaaaattttagttttctcattttataagtctcaatttggttgttccccatcacatgttcagatttcaaggtgcaataaatcattgcatgcaagtattaagagaaaattgaccaatgcatgtactttatgcatgcatgcattgcaattaatgcattggtaaacacaatTTTTTTAAGAAAACAAGCGCATTAATTGAGTggttttgcaaactacaaaaattgtttcaccactcaccatc from Triticum urartu cultivar G1812 chromosome 3, Tu2.1, whole genome shotgun sequence encodes:
- the LOC125544179 gene encoding SNF2 domain-containing protein CLASSY 4-like, with the translated sequence MPTTPSPGDLPGRRPRRLIIDDVDDDDGHHAPEVAAAGSQRVEAESAQDLVPNPLAPSSSSQPVAAPATGAKPAEIIEIDDDDDDDRVPEVATVGSQRVEAESAGDLLRNPLAPSSSSQRADALGTGGHPAEIIEISDDDGEEKDVGETGGPVKKEPVDDIDWPSLLLSSEEEEEARRSDESTSSGGPDGTSNGIETSRREGASDDGEEEGEEEVGMPDPEDKDGAEDAHEEEDKEEEEEDKEEDEWEQEEEEESEESEEDSEEPEAEEEPGRRVLSDARLAGRYTGPRPGGEIFLKRKFEGWYITKMADTASPGGTVASRLRSKRRCPDAKLLRQATLRKPYCVDTPSQSSSEAEEDDKDKPPPHPARSSSDEGGRGHGRTGIRRPRRRGQNADDDSDEDGRSATRRRRGQNAAHTDEDFEEPGGMAAARREKQRMEEDDAAADGGDEADEQGASRRAKKEGAASCRQAAGRKGKDFPAEGWEQQGDVTFKKSSLVPPRRQDGRDQETYDDLLYSIFEGIETTLQNASAPLDAPVPAPEQGGDPFPLVFSFGVVDKVVPEKTALDDLWAQRDLALDLEAESNKVSSHTCHKDAESDEHEIPAHGRTFCKRGKHDLFHDDQIGIRCRKCDYIEIEIRHVFPSMAKESTDREPAAEHDRLDMFVDDILKSVGYEGASNVALGSDKTGVVWDLIPGVREDMFPHQREGFEFMWRKLAGGIDIEQLRHTMNTDTTSGCVISHAPGTGKTRLAITFVQSYLELFPHCRPVIIAPRGMLATWEQEFSKWNVKLPFHVLSSSEIQWDQDKTIQKLVSKDHGLGQKLAMKKLSQKSKMMLKLASWYEGSSIIGLSYSLYRNLAKGEGKDGEMQRNLLLEKPGLLVLDEGHTPRNKKSLIWKVLAEVSTEKRIILSGTPFQNNFLELYNILCLVKPKFAKDFACTRLSKKGVASTSQSRAAPYVEEDEGKEFWSSLRISNITDEHITEIREKLGPFVHIHNGDILQKSLPGLRESVVILNPLPRQKEIIAMMEESAGKGFLDAEYKISLASIHPFLVTSTKLSDTEASVVDKMKSVRLNPCEGVKTWFVFEIIRLCEALKERVLVFSQYLEPLALIMDQLTTELDWTEGKEILLMSGNVRVKQREALMEAFNDMNSEAKVMLASTKACCEGITLVGASRVVLLDVVWNPSVGRQAIGRAYRIGQEKIVYTYNLIAEGTKEKVKYDRQATKDHMSKLLFSNEPQPTGSNLSPELISNDRILEKMAAREELKDMFVQILPSH